The proteins below come from a single Felis catus isolate Fca126 chromosome A1, F.catus_Fca126_mat1.0, whole genome shotgun sequence genomic window:
- the SLC9A3 gene encoding sodium/hydrogen exchanger 3 isoform X3 translates to MSGRGAPGPRCGLLLALLLALGALPRARGVEEQSGGASQGFQVVSFKWHHVKDPYIIALWILVASLAKIGFHLSHKVTSVVPESALLIVLGLVLGGIVWAADHIASFTLTPTVFFFYLLPPIVLDAGYFMPNRLFFGNLGTILLYAVVGTVWNAATTGLSLYGVFLSGLMGDLKVGLLDFLLFGSLIAAVDPVAVLAVFEEVHVNEVLFIIVFGESLLNDAVTVVLYNVFESFVTLGGDKVTGVDCVKGIVSFFVVSLGGTLVGVVFAFLLSLVTRFTKHVRIIEPGFVFVISYLSYLTSEMLSLSAILAITFCGICCQKYVKANISEQSATTVRYTMKMLASGAETIIFMFLGISAVNPRIWKWNTAFVLLTLVFISVYRAIGVVLQTWVLNRYRMVQLEIIDQVVMSYGGLRGAVAFALVVLLDEQKVKERNLFVSTTIIVVFFTVVFQGLTIKPLVQWLKVKRSQHREPKLNEKLHGRAFDHILSAIEDISGQIGHNYLRDKWSNFDRKFLSKILMRRSAQKSRDRILNVFHELNLKDAISYVAEGERRGSLAFIRSPSTDNMVNVDFSTPRPSTVEASVSYLLRENVSAVCLDMQSLEQRRRSIRDTEDMATHHTLQQYLYKPRQEYKHLYSRHELTPNEDEKQDKEIFHRTMRKRLESFKSAKLGINQNKKAAKLYKRERAQKRRNSSIPNGKLPMESPVHNFTIKEKDLELSDPEEAPDYGAEMGGGIEFLANVTQDTTATDSPSGIDNPVFSPDEDLSTLSRVPPWLSPGETVVPSQRARVQIPCSPGNFHRLAPFRLSSKSVDSFLQADAPEEQPRTTLPESTHM, encoded by the exons gcTTCCACCTGTCACACAAGGTCACCAGCGTCGTCCCCGAGAGTGCACTGCTCATCGTGCTGGGCCTGGTGCTGGGCGGCATCGTCTGGGCGGCCGACCACATCGCCTCCTTCACACTCACCCCCACTGTCTTCTTCTTCTACCTGCTGCCCCCCATCGTGCTGGACGCCGGCTACTTCATGCCCAACCGGCTCTTCTTTGGCAACCTGGGCACCATCCTCCTGTACGCCGTCGTGGGCACCGTGTGGAATGCGGCCACCACCGGGCTGTCCCTCTACGGCGTCTTCCTCAGCGGCCTGATGG GAGACCTGAAGGTCGGGCTGCTGGATTTCCTCCTGTTCGGGAGCCTGATAGCCGCCGTGGACCCGGTGGCCGTCCTGGCTGTGTTCGAGGAGGTGCACGTCAACGAGGTCCTATTCATCATCGTCTTTGGGGAGTCACTGCTGAACGACGCCGTCACTGTG GTCCTCTACAACGTGTTCGAATCTTTCGTGACACTGGGTGGTGACAAGGTGACTGGCGTGGATTGCGTGAAAGGCATAG TGTCCTTCTTCGTGGTGAGCCTGGGGGGCACGCTTGTGGGGGTCGTCTTCGCCTTCCTGCTGTCGCTGGTGACCCGCTTCACCAAGCACGTGCGCATCATCGAGCCCGGCTTCGTCTTCGTCATCTCCTACCTGTCCTACCTCACCTCCGAGATGCTGTCACTGTCGGCCATCCTGGC CATCACCTTCTGCGGCATCTGCTGTCAGAAGTACGTGAAGGCCAACATCTCGGAACAGTCAGCCACCACCGTGCGCTACACCATGAAGATGCTGGCCAGTGGGGCAGAGACCATCATCTTCATGTTCCTGGGCATCTCAGCCGTGAACCCCCGCATCTGGAAGTGGAACACGGCCTTTGTGCTCCTGACACTGGTCTTCATCTCCGTGTACCGGGCCATTG GTGTGGTCCTGCAGACCTGGGTCCTGAACCGGTACCGGATGGTGCAGCTGGAAATCATAGACCAGGTGGTCATGTCCTACGGCGGCCTGCGAGGGGCCGTGGCCTTCGCTCTGGTCGTCCTTCTGGACGAGCAGAAGGTGAAGGAGCGGAACCTCTTCGTCAGCACCACCATCATCGTGGTCTTCTTCACGGTCGTCTTCCAG GGCCTGACCATCAAGCCCCTGGTGCAGTGGCTGAAGGTGAAAAGGAGCCAGCACCGGGAGCCCAAACTCAATGAGAAGCTGCATGGCCGG GCTTTCGACCACATCCTCTCTGCCATCGAGGACATATCAGGGCAAATTGGACACAACTATCTCAGAGATAA GTGGTCCAATTTCGATAGGAAATTCCTTAGCAAAATCCTTATGAGAAGGTCGGCACAGAAGTCACGAGATCGGATTCTGAATGTTTTCCACGAACTCAACTTGAAAGATGCCATTAGCTATGTGGCTGAG GGAGAACGCCGTGGGTCCCTGGCCTTCATCCGCTCCCCCAGCACTGACAACATGGTCAACGTGGACTTCAGCACACCGCGGCCCTCAACCGTGGAGGCCTCTGTCTCCTATCTCCT GAGGGAGAACGTCAGTGCCGTGTGCCTGGATATGCAGTCCctggagcagagaaggaggagcaTCCGTGACACAGAGGACATGGCCACTCACCACACGCTGCAGCAGTACCTGTACAAGCCCCGGCAGGAG tacaAGCATCTCTACAGTCGGCACGAGCTAACTCCGAACGAAGACGAGAAGCAGGACAAGGAGATCTTCCACAGGACCATGCGGAAGCGCCTGGAATCCTTCAAGTCGGCCAAGCTTGGGATCAATCAGAACAAGAAGGCAGCGAAGCTGTACAAGAGGGAACGTGCCCAGAAGCGG aGAAATAGCAGCATTCCCAATGGGAAACTGCCCATGGAGAGCCCCGTGCACAATTTCACCATTAAGGAGAAAG ATTTGGAACTTTCAGACCCAGAGGAGGCCCCGGACTACGGTGCTGAAATGGGTGGAGGGATCGAGTTCCTGGCAAACGTCACACAGGACACCACGGCGACAGACTCCCCCTCAG GGATTGACAACCCCGTGTTCTCCCCGGATGAGGACCTGAGCACCCTCTCCAGGGTGCCACCCTGGCTGTCGCCAGGGGAGACTGTGGTGCCCTCCCAGAGGGCCCGTGTGCAGATACCCTGCTCGCCGGGCAACTTCCACCGCCTGGCACCCTTCCGTCTCAGCAGCAAGTCCGTGGACTCCTTTCTGCAGGCCGACGCCCCCGAGGAGCAGCCCCGCACGACCCTCCCTGAGTCCACGCACAT GTGA
- the SLC9A3 gene encoding sodium/hydrogen exchanger 3 isoform X1 — MSGRGAPGPRCGLLLALLLALGALPRARGVEEQSGGASQGFQVVSFKWHHVKDPYIIALWILVASLAKIGFHLSHKVTSVVPESALLIVLGLVLGGIVWAADHIASFTLTPTVFFFYLLPPIVLDAGYFMPNRLFFGNLGTILLYAVVGTVWNAATTGLSLYGVFLSGLMGDLKVGLLDFLLFGSLIAAVDPVAVLAVFEEVHVNEVLFIIVFGESLLNDAVTVVLYNVFESFVTLGGDKVTGVDCVKGIVSFFVVSLGGTLVGVVFAFLLSLVTRFTKHVRIIEPGFVFVISYLSYLTSEMLSLSAILAITFCGICCQKYVKANISEQSATTVRYTMKMLASGAETIIFMFLGISAVNPRIWKWNTAFVLLTLVFISVYRAIGVVLQTWVLNRYRMVQLEIIDQVVMSYGGLRGAVAFALVVLLDEQKVKERNLFVSTTIIVVFFTVVFQGLTIKPLVQWLKVKRSQHREPKLNEKLHGRAFDHILSAIEDISGQIGHNYLRDKWSNFDRKFLSKILMRRSAQKSRDRILNVFHELNLKDAISYVAEGERRGSLAFIRSPSTDNMVNVDFSTPRPSTVEASVSYLLRENVSAVCLDMQSLEQRRRSIRDTEDMATHHTLQQYLYKPRQEYKHLYSRHELTPNEDEKQDKEIFHRTMRKRLESFKSAKLGINQNKKAAKLYKRERAQKRRNSSIPNGKLPMESPVHNFTIKEKDLELSDPEEAPDYGAEMGGGIEFLANVTQDTTATDSPSGDTGSDVPLTGRSSPPAAEKPPLPARSQWPHAPSPAPPAEGPPTEGPPAEAPPAEAPPTAPPDREPGAGPERRGLPGAHARSAAARRVHSRRSFQRPRARRRPALLKLSSLPPSCHAPPHALEQEETPL; from the exons gcTTCCACCTGTCACACAAGGTCACCAGCGTCGTCCCCGAGAGTGCACTGCTCATCGTGCTGGGCCTGGTGCTGGGCGGCATCGTCTGGGCGGCCGACCACATCGCCTCCTTCACACTCACCCCCACTGTCTTCTTCTTCTACCTGCTGCCCCCCATCGTGCTGGACGCCGGCTACTTCATGCCCAACCGGCTCTTCTTTGGCAACCTGGGCACCATCCTCCTGTACGCCGTCGTGGGCACCGTGTGGAATGCGGCCACCACCGGGCTGTCCCTCTACGGCGTCTTCCTCAGCGGCCTGATGG GAGACCTGAAGGTCGGGCTGCTGGATTTCCTCCTGTTCGGGAGCCTGATAGCCGCCGTGGACCCGGTGGCCGTCCTGGCTGTGTTCGAGGAGGTGCACGTCAACGAGGTCCTATTCATCATCGTCTTTGGGGAGTCACTGCTGAACGACGCCGTCACTGTG GTCCTCTACAACGTGTTCGAATCTTTCGTGACACTGGGTGGTGACAAGGTGACTGGCGTGGATTGCGTGAAAGGCATAG TGTCCTTCTTCGTGGTGAGCCTGGGGGGCACGCTTGTGGGGGTCGTCTTCGCCTTCCTGCTGTCGCTGGTGACCCGCTTCACCAAGCACGTGCGCATCATCGAGCCCGGCTTCGTCTTCGTCATCTCCTACCTGTCCTACCTCACCTCCGAGATGCTGTCACTGTCGGCCATCCTGGC CATCACCTTCTGCGGCATCTGCTGTCAGAAGTACGTGAAGGCCAACATCTCGGAACAGTCAGCCACCACCGTGCGCTACACCATGAAGATGCTGGCCAGTGGGGCAGAGACCATCATCTTCATGTTCCTGGGCATCTCAGCCGTGAACCCCCGCATCTGGAAGTGGAACACGGCCTTTGTGCTCCTGACACTGGTCTTCATCTCCGTGTACCGGGCCATTG GTGTGGTCCTGCAGACCTGGGTCCTGAACCGGTACCGGATGGTGCAGCTGGAAATCATAGACCAGGTGGTCATGTCCTACGGCGGCCTGCGAGGGGCCGTGGCCTTCGCTCTGGTCGTCCTTCTGGACGAGCAGAAGGTGAAGGAGCGGAACCTCTTCGTCAGCACCACCATCATCGTGGTCTTCTTCACGGTCGTCTTCCAG GGCCTGACCATCAAGCCCCTGGTGCAGTGGCTGAAGGTGAAAAGGAGCCAGCACCGGGAGCCCAAACTCAATGAGAAGCTGCATGGCCGG GCTTTCGACCACATCCTCTCTGCCATCGAGGACATATCAGGGCAAATTGGACACAACTATCTCAGAGATAA GTGGTCCAATTTCGATAGGAAATTCCTTAGCAAAATCCTTATGAGAAGGTCGGCACAGAAGTCACGAGATCGGATTCTGAATGTTTTCCACGAACTCAACTTGAAAGATGCCATTAGCTATGTGGCTGAG GGAGAACGCCGTGGGTCCCTGGCCTTCATCCGCTCCCCCAGCACTGACAACATGGTCAACGTGGACTTCAGCACACCGCGGCCCTCAACCGTGGAGGCCTCTGTCTCCTATCTCCT GAGGGAGAACGTCAGTGCCGTGTGCCTGGATATGCAGTCCctggagcagagaaggaggagcaTCCGTGACACAGAGGACATGGCCACTCACCACACGCTGCAGCAGTACCTGTACAAGCCCCGGCAGGAG tacaAGCATCTCTACAGTCGGCACGAGCTAACTCCGAACGAAGACGAGAAGCAGGACAAGGAGATCTTCCACAGGACCATGCGGAAGCGCCTGGAATCCTTCAAGTCGGCCAAGCTTGGGATCAATCAGAACAAGAAGGCAGCGAAGCTGTACAAGAGGGAACGTGCCCAGAAGCGG aGAAATAGCAGCATTCCCAATGGGAAACTGCCCATGGAGAGCCCCGTGCACAATTTCACCATTAAGGAGAAAG ATTTGGAACTTTCAGACCCAGAGGAGGCCCCGGACTACGGTGCTGAAATGGGTGGAGGGATCGAGTTCCTGGCAAACGTCACACAGGACACCACGGCGACAGACTCCCCCTCAG GTGACACGGGCTCCGACGTGCCGCTGACCGGACGCTCGTCCCCTCCCGCCGCCGAGAAGCCCCCGCTCCCCGCGCGGTCCCAGTGGCCGCACGCCCcgagccccgcccctcccgccgaGGGCCCGCCCACCGAGGGCCCGCCCGCCGAGGCCCCGCCCGCCGAGGCCCCGCCCACGGCGCCCCCCGACCGcgagccgggggcggggccggagcgCCGTGGACTGCCGGGCGCGCACGCGCGCTCGGCGGCGGCGCGCCGCGTGCACAGCCGGCGCTCGTTCCAGCGGCCCCGCGCGCGCCGCCGCCCCGCGCTGCTCAAGCTCTCGTCCCTGCCGCCTTCGTGCCACGCGCCGCCGCACGCGCTGGAGCAGGAGGAGACGCCGCTGTGA
- the SLC9A3 gene encoding sodium/hydrogen exchanger 3 isoform X4, which produces MSGRGAPGPRCGLLLALLLALGALPRARGVEEQSGGASQGFQVVSFKWHHVKDPYIIALWILVASLAKIGFHLSHKVTSVVPESALLIVLGLVLGGIVWAADHIASFTLTPTVFFFYLLPPIVLDAGYFMPNRLFFGNLGTILLYAVVGTVWNAATTGLSLYGVFLSGLMGDLKVGLLDFLLFGSLIAAVDPVAVLAVFEEVHVNEVLFIIVFGESLLNDAVTVVLYNVFESFVTLGGDKVTGVDCVKGIVSFFVVSLGGTLVGVVFAFLLSLVTRFTKHVRIIEPGFVFVISYLSYLTSEMLSLSAILAITFCGICCQKYVKANISEQSATTVRYTMKMLASGAETIIFMFLGISAVNPRIWKWNTAFVLLTLVFISVYRAIGVVLQTWVLNRYRMVQLEIIDQVVMSYGGLRGAVAFALVVLLDEQKVKERNLFVSTTIIVVFFTVVFQGLTIKPLVQWLKVKRSQHREPKLNEKLHGRAFDHILSAIEDISGQIGHNYLRDKWSNFDRKFLSKILMRRSAQKSRDRILNVFHELNLKDAISYVAEGERRGSLAFIRSPSTDNMVNVDFSTPRPSTVEASVSYLLRENVSAVCLDMQSLEQRRRSIRDTEDMATHHTLQQYLYKPRQEYKHLYSRHELTPNEDEKQDKEIFHRTMRKRLESFKSAKLGINQNKKAAKLYKRERAQKRRNSSIPNGKLPMESPVHNFTIKEKDLELSDPEEAPDYGAEMGGGIEFLANVTQDTTATDSPSGIDNPVFSPDEDLSTLSRVPPWLSPGETVVPSQRARVQIPCSPGNFHRLAPFRLSSKSVDSFLQADAPEEQPRTTLPESTHM; this is translated from the exons gcTTCCACCTGTCACACAAGGTCACCAGCGTCGTCCCCGAGAGTGCACTGCTCATCGTGCTGGGCCTGGTGCTGGGCGGCATCGTCTGGGCGGCCGACCACATCGCCTCCTTCACACTCACCCCCACTGTCTTCTTCTTCTACCTGCTGCCCCCCATCGTGCTGGACGCCGGCTACTTCATGCCCAACCGGCTCTTCTTTGGCAACCTGGGCACCATCCTCCTGTACGCCGTCGTGGGCACCGTGTGGAATGCGGCCACCACCGGGCTGTCCCTCTACGGCGTCTTCCTCAGCGGCCTGATGG GAGACCTGAAGGTCGGGCTGCTGGATTTCCTCCTGTTCGGGAGCCTGATAGCCGCCGTGGACCCGGTGGCCGTCCTGGCTGTGTTCGAGGAGGTGCACGTCAACGAGGTCCTATTCATCATCGTCTTTGGGGAGTCACTGCTGAACGACGCCGTCACTGTG GTCCTCTACAACGTGTTCGAATCTTTCGTGACACTGGGTGGTGACAAGGTGACTGGCGTGGATTGCGTGAAAGGCATAG TGTCCTTCTTCGTGGTGAGCCTGGGGGGCACGCTTGTGGGGGTCGTCTTCGCCTTCCTGCTGTCGCTGGTGACCCGCTTCACCAAGCACGTGCGCATCATCGAGCCCGGCTTCGTCTTCGTCATCTCCTACCTGTCCTACCTCACCTCCGAGATGCTGTCACTGTCGGCCATCCTGGC CATCACCTTCTGCGGCATCTGCTGTCAGAAGTACGTGAAGGCCAACATCTCGGAACAGTCAGCCACCACCGTGCGCTACACCATGAAGATGCTGGCCAGTGGGGCAGAGACCATCATCTTCATGTTCCTGGGCATCTCAGCCGTGAACCCCCGCATCTGGAAGTGGAACACGGCCTTTGTGCTCCTGACACTGGTCTTCATCTCCGTGTACCGGGCCATTG GTGTGGTCCTGCAGACCTGGGTCCTGAACCGGTACCGGATGGTGCAGCTGGAAATCATAGACCAGGTGGTCATGTCCTACGGCGGCCTGCGAGGGGCCGTGGCCTTCGCTCTGGTCGTCCTTCTGGACGAGCAGAAGGTGAAGGAGCGGAACCTCTTCGTCAGCACCACCATCATCGTGGTCTTCTTCACGGTCGTCTTCCAG GGCCTGACCATCAAGCCCCTGGTGCAGTGGCTGAAGGTGAAAAGGAGCCAGCACCGGGAGCCCAAACTCAATGAGAAGCTGCATGGCCGG GCTTTCGACCACATCCTCTCTGCCATCGAGGACATATCAGGGCAAATTGGACACAACTATCTCAGAGATAA GTGGTCCAATTTCGATAGGAAATTCCTTAGCAAAATCCTTATGAGAAGGTCGGCACAGAAGTCACGAGATCGGATTCTGAATGTTTTCCACGAACTCAACTTGAAAGATGCCATTAGCTATGTGGCTGAG GGAGAACGCCGTGGGTCCCTGGCCTTCATCCGCTCCCCCAGCACTGACAACATGGTCAACGTGGACTTCAGCACACCGCGGCCCTCAACCGTGGAGGCCTCTGTCTCCTATCTCCT GAGGGAGAACGTCAGTGCCGTGTGCCTGGATATGCAGTCCctggagcagagaaggaggagcaTCCGTGACACAGAGGACATGGCCACTCACCACACGCTGCAGCAGTACCTGTACAAGCCCCGGCAGGAG tacaAGCATCTCTACAGTCGGCACGAGCTAACTCCGAACGAAGACGAGAAGCAGGACAAGGAGATCTTCCACAGGACCATGCGGAAGCGCCTGGAATCCTTCAAGTCGGCCAAGCTTGGGATCAATCAGAACAAGAAGGCAGCGAAGCTGTACAAGAGGGAACGTGCCCAGAAGCGG aGAAATAGCAGCATTCCCAATGGGAAACTGCCCATGGAGAGCCCCGTGCACAATTTCACCATTAAGGAGAAAG ATTTGGAACTTTCAGACCCAGAGGAGGCCCCGGACTACGGTGCTGAAATGGGTGGAGGGATCGAGTTCCTGGCAAACGTCACACAGGACACCACGGCGACAGACTCCCCCTCAG GGATTGACAACCCCGTGTTCTCCCCGGATGAGGACCTGAGCACCCTCTCCAGGGTGCCACCCTGGCTGTCGCCAGGGGAGACTGTGGTGCCCTCCCAGAGGGCCCGTGTGCAGATACCCTGCTCGCCGGGCAACTTCCACCGCCTGGCACCCTTCCGTCTCAGCAGCAAGTCCGTGGACTCCTTTCTGCAGGCCGACGCCCCCGAGGAGCAGCCCCGCACGACCCTCCCTGAGTCCACGCACATGtaa
- the SLC9A3 gene encoding sodium/hydrogen exchanger 3 isoform X2, giving the protein MSGRGAPGPRCGLLLALLLALGALPRARGVEEQSGGASQGFQVVSFKWHHVKDPYIIALWILVASLAKIGFHLSHKVTSVVPESALLIVLGLVLGGIVWAADHIASFTLTPTVFFFYLLPPIVLDAGYFMPNRLFFGNLGTILLYAVVGTVWNAATTGLSLYGVFLSGLMGDLKVGLLDFLLFGSLIAAVDPVAVLAVFEEVHVNEVLFIIVFGESLLNDAVTVVLYNVFESFVTLGGDKVTGVDCVKGIVSFFVVSLGGTLVGVVFAFLLSLVTRFTKHVRIIEPGFVFVISYLSYLTSEMLSLSAILAITFCGICCQKYVKANISEQSATTVRYTMKMLASGAETIIFMFLGISAVNPRIWKWNTAFVLLTLVFISVYRAIGVVLQTWVLNRYRMVQLEIIDQVVMSYGGLRGAVAFALVVLLDEQKVKERNLFVSTTIIVVFFTVVFQGLTIKPLVQWLKVKRSQHREPKLNEKLHGRAFDHILSAIEDISGQIGHNYLRDKWSNFDRKFLSKILMRRSAQKSRDRILNVFHELNLKDAISYVAEGERRGSLAFIRSPSTDNMVNVDFSTPRPSTVEASVSYLLRENVSAVCLDMQSLEQRRRSIRDTEDMATHHTLQQYLYKPRQEYKHLYSRHELTPNEDEKQDKEIFHRTMRKRLESFKSAKLGINQNKKAAKLYKRERAQKRRNSSIPNGKLPMESPVHNFTIKEKDPEEAPDYGAEMGGGIEFLANVTQDTTATDSPSGDTGSDVPLTGRSSPPAAEKPPLPARSQWPHAPSPAPPAEGPPTEGPPAEAPPAEAPPTAPPDREPGAGPERRGLPGAHARSAAARRVHSRRSFQRPRARRRPALLKLSSLPPSCHAPPHALEQEETPL; this is encoded by the exons gcTTCCACCTGTCACACAAGGTCACCAGCGTCGTCCCCGAGAGTGCACTGCTCATCGTGCTGGGCCTGGTGCTGGGCGGCATCGTCTGGGCGGCCGACCACATCGCCTCCTTCACACTCACCCCCACTGTCTTCTTCTTCTACCTGCTGCCCCCCATCGTGCTGGACGCCGGCTACTTCATGCCCAACCGGCTCTTCTTTGGCAACCTGGGCACCATCCTCCTGTACGCCGTCGTGGGCACCGTGTGGAATGCGGCCACCACCGGGCTGTCCCTCTACGGCGTCTTCCTCAGCGGCCTGATGG GAGACCTGAAGGTCGGGCTGCTGGATTTCCTCCTGTTCGGGAGCCTGATAGCCGCCGTGGACCCGGTGGCCGTCCTGGCTGTGTTCGAGGAGGTGCACGTCAACGAGGTCCTATTCATCATCGTCTTTGGGGAGTCACTGCTGAACGACGCCGTCACTGTG GTCCTCTACAACGTGTTCGAATCTTTCGTGACACTGGGTGGTGACAAGGTGACTGGCGTGGATTGCGTGAAAGGCATAG TGTCCTTCTTCGTGGTGAGCCTGGGGGGCACGCTTGTGGGGGTCGTCTTCGCCTTCCTGCTGTCGCTGGTGACCCGCTTCACCAAGCACGTGCGCATCATCGAGCCCGGCTTCGTCTTCGTCATCTCCTACCTGTCCTACCTCACCTCCGAGATGCTGTCACTGTCGGCCATCCTGGC CATCACCTTCTGCGGCATCTGCTGTCAGAAGTACGTGAAGGCCAACATCTCGGAACAGTCAGCCACCACCGTGCGCTACACCATGAAGATGCTGGCCAGTGGGGCAGAGACCATCATCTTCATGTTCCTGGGCATCTCAGCCGTGAACCCCCGCATCTGGAAGTGGAACACGGCCTTTGTGCTCCTGACACTGGTCTTCATCTCCGTGTACCGGGCCATTG GTGTGGTCCTGCAGACCTGGGTCCTGAACCGGTACCGGATGGTGCAGCTGGAAATCATAGACCAGGTGGTCATGTCCTACGGCGGCCTGCGAGGGGCCGTGGCCTTCGCTCTGGTCGTCCTTCTGGACGAGCAGAAGGTGAAGGAGCGGAACCTCTTCGTCAGCACCACCATCATCGTGGTCTTCTTCACGGTCGTCTTCCAG GGCCTGACCATCAAGCCCCTGGTGCAGTGGCTGAAGGTGAAAAGGAGCCAGCACCGGGAGCCCAAACTCAATGAGAAGCTGCATGGCCGG GCTTTCGACCACATCCTCTCTGCCATCGAGGACATATCAGGGCAAATTGGACACAACTATCTCAGAGATAA GTGGTCCAATTTCGATAGGAAATTCCTTAGCAAAATCCTTATGAGAAGGTCGGCACAGAAGTCACGAGATCGGATTCTGAATGTTTTCCACGAACTCAACTTGAAAGATGCCATTAGCTATGTGGCTGAG GGAGAACGCCGTGGGTCCCTGGCCTTCATCCGCTCCCCCAGCACTGACAACATGGTCAACGTGGACTTCAGCACACCGCGGCCCTCAACCGTGGAGGCCTCTGTCTCCTATCTCCT GAGGGAGAACGTCAGTGCCGTGTGCCTGGATATGCAGTCCctggagcagagaaggaggagcaTCCGTGACACAGAGGACATGGCCACTCACCACACGCTGCAGCAGTACCTGTACAAGCCCCGGCAGGAG tacaAGCATCTCTACAGTCGGCACGAGCTAACTCCGAACGAAGACGAGAAGCAGGACAAGGAGATCTTCCACAGGACCATGCGGAAGCGCCTGGAATCCTTCAAGTCGGCCAAGCTTGGGATCAATCAGAACAAGAAGGCAGCGAAGCTGTACAAGAGGGAACGTGCCCAGAAGCGG aGAAATAGCAGCATTCCCAATGGGAAACTGCCCATGGAGAGCCCCGTGCACAATTTCACCATTAAGGAGAAAG ACCCAGAGGAGGCCCCGGACTACGGTGCTGAAATGGGTGGAGGGATCGAGTTCCTGGCAAACGTCACACAGGACACCACGGCGACAGACTCCCCCTCAG GTGACACGGGCTCCGACGTGCCGCTGACCGGACGCTCGTCCCCTCCCGCCGCCGAGAAGCCCCCGCTCCCCGCGCGGTCCCAGTGGCCGCACGCCCcgagccccgcccctcccgccgaGGGCCCGCCCACCGAGGGCCCGCCCGCCGAGGCCCCGCCCGCCGAGGCCCCGCCCACGGCGCCCCCCGACCGcgagccgggggcggggccggagcgCCGTGGACTGCCGGGCGCGCACGCGCGCTCGGCGGCGGCGCGCCGCGTGCACAGCCGGCGCTCGTTCCAGCGGCCCCGCGCGCGCCGCCGCCCCGCGCTGCTCAAGCTCTCGTCCCTGCCGCCTTCGTGCCACGCGCCGCCGCACGCGCTGGAGCAGGAGGAGACGCCGCTGTGA